Proteins encoded by one window of Passer domesticus isolate bPasDom1 chromosome 10, bPasDom1.hap1, whole genome shotgun sequence:
- the NR4A2 gene encoding nuclear receptor subfamily 4 group A member 2 isoform X3 has product MDLTNTEITATTSLPSFSTFMDNYNTSYDVKPPCLYQMPLSGQQSSIKVEDIQMHGYQQHGHLPPQSEEMMSHSGSVYYKPSSPPTPSTPGFQVQHGPVWDEPGSLHNFHPNYVATTHMLEQRKTPVSRLSLFSFKQSPPGTPVSSCQMRFEGPLHVPMGAEPAGPHHGGDGQPFAVPGSLRKQPPMAFPGLPLGHPPQLLDSQVPSPPSRGSPSNEGLCAVCGDNAACQHYGVRTCEGCKGFFKRTVQKNAKYVCLANKNCPVDKRRRNRCQYCRFQKCLAVGMVKEVVRTDSLKGRRGRLPSKPKSPQEPSPPSPPVSLISALVRAHVDSNPAMTSLDYSRFQANPDYQLSGDDTQHIQQFYDLLTGSMEIIRGWAEKIPGFTDLPKTDQDLLFESAFLELFVLRLAYRSNPVEGKLIFCNGVVLHRLQCIRGFGEWIDSIVEFSSNLQNMNIDISAFSCIAALAMVTERHGLKEPKRVEELQNKIVNCLKDHVTFNNGGLNRPNYLSKLLGKLPELRTLCTQGLQRIFYLKLEDLVPPPAIIDKLFLDTLPF; this is encoded by the exons ATGGACCTCACCAACACCGAGATCACCGCCACCACCTCTCTGCCCAGCTTCAGCACCTTTATGGACAACTACAACACGAGCTACGACGTGAAGCCCCCCTGCTTGTACCAAATGCCCCTGTCCGGACAGCAGTCCTCCATTAAGGTGGAAGACATTCAGATGCACGGCTACCAGCAGCACGGCCACCTGCCCCCGCAGTCCGAGGAGATGATGTCCCACTCGGGCTCCGTCTACTACAAGCCCTCGTCGCCCCCGACGCCCTCCACGCCCGGCTTCCAGGTGCAGCACGGCCCCGTGTGGGACGAGCCCGGCTCCCTGCACAACTTCCACCCCAACTACGTGGCCACCACGCACATGCTGGAGCAGCGCAAAACGCCCGTGTCCCGCCTGTCCCTGTTCTCCTTCAAGCAGTCGCCGCCGGGCACGCCCGTGTCCAGCTGCCAGATGCGCTTCGAGGGCCCGCTGCACGTCCCCATGGGCGCCGAGCCCGCGGGGCCGCACCACGGCGGGGACGGGCAGCCCTTCGCCGTGCCGGGCTCGCTGCGCAAGCAGCCCCCCATGGCCTTCCCCGGGCTGCCGCTGGGCCACCCGCCGCAGCTGCTGGACAGCCAGGTGCCCTCGCCGCCCTCCCGGGGCTCGCCGTCCAACGAGGGGCTGTGCGCCGTGTGCGGCGACAACGCGGCCTGCCAGCACTACGGCGTGCGCACCTGCGAGGGCTGCAAGGGCTTCTTCAAG CGCACGGTGCAGAAGAACGCCAAGTACGTGTGCCTGGCCAACAAGAACTGCCCGGTGGACAAGCGCCGCCGCAACCGCTGCCAGTACTGCCGCTTCCAGAAGTGCCTGGCCGTCGGCATGGTCAAGGAGG TGGTGCGCACAGACAGCCTAAAAGGCCGGCGGGGCCGCTTGCCGTCCAAACCgaagagcccccaggagccttCTCCCCCCTCTCCCCCGGTGAGTCTGATCAGTGCGCTGGTGAGAGCCCATGTCGACTCCAACCCGGCTATGACCAGCCTGGACTATTCCCGG TTCCAGGCTAACCCCGACTACCAGCTGAGCGGCGACGACACCCAGCACATCCAGCAGTTCTACGATCTCCTCACGGGCTCCATGGAGATCATCCGAGGGTGGGCGGAGAAGATCCCCGGCTTCACCGACCTCCCCAAAACGGACCAGGACCTGCTCTTCGAGTCCGCCTTCCTGGAGCTGTTCGTGCTGCGGCTGGCGTACAG GTCCAACCCCGTGGAGGGGAAGCTGATCTTCTGCAACGGCGTGGTCCTGCACCGGTTGCAGTGCATCCGCGGCTTCGGCGAGTGGATCGATTCCATCGTGGAGTTTTCCTCCAACCTGCAGAACATGAACATCGACATCTCCGCCTTCTCCTGCATCGCTGCCCTGGCCATGGTGACAG AGAGGCACGGCCTCAAGGAACCCAAGAGGGTGGAAGAGCTTCAGAACAAGATTGTAAATTGTCTCAAGGACCACGTGACTTTCAACAACGGGGGGCTGAATCGCCCCAACTATTTGTCCAAACTCTTGGGGAAGCTCCCCGAACTCCGCACGCTTTGCACGCAGGGGCTGCAGCGCATTTTCTACCTGAAACTGGAGGATTTGGTGCCACCGCCAGCAATAATTGACAAACTCTTTCTGGACACTTTACCTTTCTAA
- the NR4A2 gene encoding nuclear receptor subfamily 4 group A member 2 isoform X1, whose amino-acid sequence MPCVQAQYGSSPQGASPASQSYSYHSSGEYSSDFLTPEFVKFSMDLTNTEITATTSLPSFSTFMDNYNTSYDVKPPCLYQMPLSGQQSSIKVEDIQMHGYQQHGHLPPQSEEMMSHSGSVYYKPSSPPTPSTPGFQVQHGPVWDEPGSLHNFHPNYVATTHMLEQRKTPVSRLSLFSFKQSPPGTPVSSCQMRFEGPLHVPMGAEPAGPHHGGDGQPFAVPGSLRKQPPMAFPGLPLGHPPQLLDSQVPSPPSRGSPSNEGLCAVCGDNAACQHYGVRTCEGCKGFFKRTVQKNAKYVCLANKNCPVDKRRRNRCQYCRFQKCLAVGMVKEVVRTDSLKGRRGRLPSKPKSPQEPSPPSPPVSLISALVRAHVDSNPAMTSLDYSRFQANPDYQLSGDDTQHIQQFYDLLTGSMEIIRGWAEKIPGFTDLPKTDQDLLFESAFLELFVLRLAYRSNPVEGKLIFCNGVVLHRLQCIRGFGEWIDSIVEFSSNLQNMNIDISAFSCIAALAMVTERHGLKEPKRVEELQNKIVNCLKDHVTFNNGGLNRPNYLSKLLGKLPELRTLCTQGLQRIFYLKLEDLVPPPAIIDKLFLDTLPF is encoded by the exons ATGCCCTGTGTTCAGGCTCAGTATGGGTCCTCGCCGCAAGGAGCCAGCCCGGCCTCGCAGAGCTACAGCTACCACTCCTCGGGAGAGTACAGCTCCGACTTCCTAACTCCGGAGTTTGTCAAGTTTAGCATGGACCTCACCAACACCGAGATCACCGCCACCACCTCTCTGCCCAGCTTCAGCACCTTTATGGACAACTACAACACGAGCTACGACGTGAAGCCCCCCTGCTTGTACCAAATGCCCCTGTCCGGACAGCAGTCCTCCATTAAGGTGGAAGACATTCAGATGCACGGCTACCAGCAGCACGGCCACCTGCCCCCGCAGTCCGAGGAGATGATGTCCCACTCGGGCTCCGTCTACTACAAGCCCTCGTCGCCCCCGACGCCCTCCACGCCCGGCTTCCAGGTGCAGCACGGCCCCGTGTGGGACGAGCCCGGCTCCCTGCACAACTTCCACCCCAACTACGTGGCCACCACGCACATGCTGGAGCAGCGCAAAACGCCCGTGTCCCGCCTGTCCCTGTTCTCCTTCAAGCAGTCGCCGCCGGGCACGCCCGTGTCCAGCTGCCAGATGCGCTTCGAGGGCCCGCTGCACGTCCCCATGGGCGCCGAGCCCGCGGGGCCGCACCACGGCGGGGACGGGCAGCCCTTCGCCGTGCCGGGCTCGCTGCGCAAGCAGCCCCCCATGGCCTTCCCCGGGCTGCCGCTGGGCCACCCGCCGCAGCTGCTGGACAGCCAGGTGCCCTCGCCGCCCTCCCGGGGCTCGCCGTCCAACGAGGGGCTGTGCGCCGTGTGCGGCGACAACGCGGCCTGCCAGCACTACGGCGTGCGCACCTGCGAGGGCTGCAAGGGCTTCTTCAAG CGCACGGTGCAGAAGAACGCCAAGTACGTGTGCCTGGCCAACAAGAACTGCCCGGTGGACAAGCGCCGCCGCAACCGCTGCCAGTACTGCCGCTTCCAGAAGTGCCTGGCCGTCGGCATGGTCAAGGAGG TGGTGCGCACAGACAGCCTAAAAGGCCGGCGGGGCCGCTTGCCGTCCAAACCgaagagcccccaggagccttCTCCCCCCTCTCCCCCGGTGAGTCTGATCAGTGCGCTGGTGAGAGCCCATGTCGACTCCAACCCGGCTATGACCAGCCTGGACTATTCCCGG TTCCAGGCTAACCCCGACTACCAGCTGAGCGGCGACGACACCCAGCACATCCAGCAGTTCTACGATCTCCTCACGGGCTCCATGGAGATCATCCGAGGGTGGGCGGAGAAGATCCCCGGCTTCACCGACCTCCCCAAAACGGACCAGGACCTGCTCTTCGAGTCCGCCTTCCTGGAGCTGTTCGTGCTGCGGCTGGCGTACAG GTCCAACCCCGTGGAGGGGAAGCTGATCTTCTGCAACGGCGTGGTCCTGCACCGGTTGCAGTGCATCCGCGGCTTCGGCGAGTGGATCGATTCCATCGTGGAGTTTTCCTCCAACCTGCAGAACATGAACATCGACATCTCCGCCTTCTCCTGCATCGCTGCCCTGGCCATGGTGACAG AGAGGCACGGCCTCAAGGAACCCAAGAGGGTGGAAGAGCTTCAGAACAAGATTGTAAATTGTCTCAAGGACCACGTGACTTTCAACAACGGGGGGCTGAATCGCCCCAACTATTTGTCCAAACTCTTGGGGAAGCTCCCCGAACTCCGCACGCTTTGCACGCAGGGGCTGCAGCGCATTTTCTACCTGAAACTGGAGGATTTGGTGCCACCGCCAGCAATAATTGACAAACTCTTTCTGGACACTTTACCTTTCTAA
- the NR4A2 gene encoding nuclear receptor subfamily 4 group A member 2 isoform X2, whose product MPCVQAQYGSSPQGASPASQSYSYHSSGEYSSDFLTPEFVKFSMDLTNTEITATTSLPSFSTFMDNYNTSYDVKPPCLYQMPLSGQQSSIKVEDIQMHGYQQHGHLPPQSEEMMSHSGSVYYKPSSPPTPSTPGFQVQHGPVWDEPGSLHNFHPNYVATTHMLEQRKTPVSRLSLFSFKQSPPGTPVSSCQMRFEGPLHVPMGAEPAGPHHGGDGQPFAVPGSLRKQPPMAFPGLPLGHPPQLLDSQVPSPPSRGSPSNEGLCAVCGDNAACQHYGVRTCEGCKGFFKRTVQKNAKYVCLANKNCPVDKRRRNRCQYCRFQKCLAVGMVKEVVRTDSLKGRRGRLPSKPKSPQEPSPPSPPFQANPDYQLSGDDTQHIQQFYDLLTGSMEIIRGWAEKIPGFTDLPKTDQDLLFESAFLELFVLRLAYRSNPVEGKLIFCNGVVLHRLQCIRGFGEWIDSIVEFSSNLQNMNIDISAFSCIAALAMVTERHGLKEPKRVEELQNKIVNCLKDHVTFNNGGLNRPNYLSKLLGKLPELRTLCTQGLQRIFYLKLEDLVPPPAIIDKLFLDTLPF is encoded by the exons ATGCCCTGTGTTCAGGCTCAGTATGGGTCCTCGCCGCAAGGAGCCAGCCCGGCCTCGCAGAGCTACAGCTACCACTCCTCGGGAGAGTACAGCTCCGACTTCCTAACTCCGGAGTTTGTCAAGTTTAGCATGGACCTCACCAACACCGAGATCACCGCCACCACCTCTCTGCCCAGCTTCAGCACCTTTATGGACAACTACAACACGAGCTACGACGTGAAGCCCCCCTGCTTGTACCAAATGCCCCTGTCCGGACAGCAGTCCTCCATTAAGGTGGAAGACATTCAGATGCACGGCTACCAGCAGCACGGCCACCTGCCCCCGCAGTCCGAGGAGATGATGTCCCACTCGGGCTCCGTCTACTACAAGCCCTCGTCGCCCCCGACGCCCTCCACGCCCGGCTTCCAGGTGCAGCACGGCCCCGTGTGGGACGAGCCCGGCTCCCTGCACAACTTCCACCCCAACTACGTGGCCACCACGCACATGCTGGAGCAGCGCAAAACGCCCGTGTCCCGCCTGTCCCTGTTCTCCTTCAAGCAGTCGCCGCCGGGCACGCCCGTGTCCAGCTGCCAGATGCGCTTCGAGGGCCCGCTGCACGTCCCCATGGGCGCCGAGCCCGCGGGGCCGCACCACGGCGGGGACGGGCAGCCCTTCGCCGTGCCGGGCTCGCTGCGCAAGCAGCCCCCCATGGCCTTCCCCGGGCTGCCGCTGGGCCACCCGCCGCAGCTGCTGGACAGCCAGGTGCCCTCGCCGCCCTCCCGGGGCTCGCCGTCCAACGAGGGGCTGTGCGCCGTGTGCGGCGACAACGCGGCCTGCCAGCACTACGGCGTGCGCACCTGCGAGGGCTGCAAGGGCTTCTTCAAG CGCACGGTGCAGAAGAACGCCAAGTACGTGTGCCTGGCCAACAAGAACTGCCCGGTGGACAAGCGCCGCCGCAACCGCTGCCAGTACTGCCGCTTCCAGAAGTGCCTGGCCGTCGGCATGGTCAAGGAGG TGGTGCGCACAGACAGCCTAAAAGGCCGGCGGGGCCGCTTGCCGTCCAAACCgaagagcccccaggagccttCTCCCCCCTCTCCCCCG TTCCAGGCTAACCCCGACTACCAGCTGAGCGGCGACGACACCCAGCACATCCAGCAGTTCTACGATCTCCTCACGGGCTCCATGGAGATCATCCGAGGGTGGGCGGAGAAGATCCCCGGCTTCACCGACCTCCCCAAAACGGACCAGGACCTGCTCTTCGAGTCCGCCTTCCTGGAGCTGTTCGTGCTGCGGCTGGCGTACAG GTCCAACCCCGTGGAGGGGAAGCTGATCTTCTGCAACGGCGTGGTCCTGCACCGGTTGCAGTGCATCCGCGGCTTCGGCGAGTGGATCGATTCCATCGTGGAGTTTTCCTCCAACCTGCAGAACATGAACATCGACATCTCCGCCTTCTCCTGCATCGCTGCCCTGGCCATGGTGACAG AGAGGCACGGCCTCAAGGAACCCAAGAGGGTGGAAGAGCTTCAGAACAAGATTGTAAATTGTCTCAAGGACCACGTGACTTTCAACAACGGGGGGCTGAATCGCCCCAACTATTTGTCCAAACTCTTGGGGAAGCTCCCCGAACTCCGCACGCTTTGCACGCAGGGGCTGCAGCGCATTTTCTACCTGAAACTGGAGGATTTGGTGCCACCGCCAGCAATAATTGACAAACTCTTTCTGGACACTTTACCTTTCTAA